CTTCTGGTACTCGCAACTCGCTTACACCTGTTCTCAATCGAGACGATTTCCAACGAGAGTGGGAACGGCGACAAGCAGGGCACGTCAAACAGAGTTCGATGCATAACCAAGGCTTCTCACAATTGGAGTACTTGCAGGAACAAGCTGAGCTTGCCTCCATGCAAGGGCAGAACTGGATGGTTCCAGGACCGTACCCAAACATGGGGTCTCATGGTCATCAAGGTCAAGCTTCTGGTCGaagtcaaggtcaagggcATCGATCGCATGCGTCCATCTCGAACCAGCAATATCAAATGCAGCCACATATCGGCGTGTCGCCTCCGGGCGACTACAGACCTCGACCGACGTCAGAGTACGAGTCACCGCGTTCTGCTTCGTCATCAAGGTATGGTGGATTACCGACGTATCCGCCTCCTGCCGCAACGGGTTCGTCAAGAGATCACATCTCCAAtacaggtggaggaggaggattcGACGCCTTTGACACCAGAGATTCAGGAGGAATGGGCATGATGTATACTCCTCTACAGCCCAGTCAATCTTACGGTCAAGGAGGGGGATACGGTGGAGGTCACAACACGAGGGCGAGTTATTCGGGTCCATATggtcaacaacagcaacaacaacaacaacagcagatGCATCAGCAGGGTCAGCAGTCATCGAACCCCTTTGGCCAGcctcaaggaggaggaggacaggGAAGTCCAAGATATCAGAGGAGAAGTGGTTATGGCGCGTGAGGGTTAGAAGAACGAGCTCGTTACTGTCGATGTGGTGGAACCTCAGGTCTAATACAAAATCACATCACAGAGCACGAACGTGGAACACAACCTACACTTGACAATTGTCTTACTCGTGTAAGTGCTGCCTATTAGAAACGTTGACGAACGAATATATGAAATCTCATGCCTGATGCGTCTGTGGGTGCGGAGGtgttcatcatcgactaGATGTGTGCAATATAAGACGAGATCATGGACGGATGGACAATGGTGGGGATCATGATGATAATTGATGATGGGTACATGCTTTCGTAAATGTCGTTATAAGCTGTTCAGCCTTTCTAGATTACATATGAATGCTCGTCCTTCGTTCCCCATTCACTCCACTatttcctccttgtccagctGTGACCACCAATACTGGCGCCCGTATAATtttcttccaccatctctcttttGCAACCATCGACCAGGTTGACGAATGGTCTAATCCTCCACTGTATCTCTCGGTCTGTACACCCCTCCTCTCGCTTCGATAGCTTCTATGACGTCGGCCGGTGGTCGACCTGTGACTCTGACTGCGTAAATCCCTCGCATTCGTTTGTCTAGTTGGGTGGGCGGGACAGATCAGCCTTGCTTGATGTTCTTTCggtgggagatggaggcggGGGGTTACATTCAATCAAATTGGCGCAAATTGGCGATGAGACATTTTCGCGTGGAAACCAGTCCAGTGAACGGTacgagaggaaaggaagggcGGCGGCCCGAGTGAatggggagaaggaaaagtATCTAGGCGGATTCACAAAGAGCAGTGAAGAGTAGGAATAACGGGACAAAACGGCCTCGTAACTCACCAATCCGTTGCCATCTCGCTACCCAGCTTTCGGACGGTTCGATCATCGCTATCATACCATCGTACATGAGACTGGTACATTCGGCAACACGTTCGGCTGATCCTCTCATCTGTAAACGAAGGGAAAGTCAGTCACGATCCACAGGACAAGTCGTCGCGATATGTTGTCATGACGTTGGAAGGCATGAAAGGCAGTATGAGTAGGTATcgacggagatgaggatgtgtACAGGCCCCCTGTACGTGTAGAGCCAGTCGGACTTtgcagactcacctccaagaTATCCTCACAGTTCGGACAACCCTGCGTCATGAAATCGTTTGTGGATTGCAGGATGGAACAGATCAGACAAGCTCTGAGCTCCGTTCTTCGAGAGCCGCCCTTGGGTGGCATTGTGGAGGACGCTCTATTGTTCAGGGCTGGGCGGTCGGGACGCGGATCCAGGTTGGGTTGGGTTGGGTTGGGGTTCGTTGTGAACTGCGAGGGAATGTGATACGACTTGCtttgatcaagatcaagattgAATGCGATGGAGGGAGTGCCACG
The sequence above is drawn from the Kwoniella newhampshirensis strain CBS 13917 chromosome 7, whole genome shotgun sequence genome and encodes:
- a CDS encoding transcription elongation factor SPT4 encodes the protein MPPKGGSRRTELRACLICSILQSTNDFMTQGCPNCEDILEMRGSAERVAECTSLMYDGMIAMIEPSESWVARWQRIDKRMRGIYAVRVTGRPPADVIEAIEARGGVYRPRDTVED